The genomic stretch CTACGAAGACCAATAAGAAAACCTCCTACCAATACTATAAAAAGAATGAGATCAACCATCTATCGTTATTCCTCTTCTCTCAGTTTTTTCTTTAAATCTTCAAGTTCTTTCTTAATCATGACATAATCATTCACAATATTTACCGCTGTTAATACAGCAAGTCGCTTTGTATCTAAATAAGTATTCATTCCTTTAATCTCATTCATCTTCTCATCGACTAATTTCGAGACTTCAAGGATATGTTGATGACTTTTATCACCGACGATTGTATATTGTTCACCATAGATTTCCACAGTTGTACGAACTTTACCACGACTGTCTGTCACCCCATAAGCCTCCTATCACGAGAAAGAATCCTAACTTGTATCATAGCACGAAAATAAGTGTTTTTGAAATACAGCGCTCCCGAACCATTCTTCTTGGTTAACAGATTCTGATATAATAGGATGCAAGCATAGTTCACAAAGGAGTTTTGTTATGTCACAGGTTGTTTTAACTGTATCACCTACCATTATGAATGAAATTAAAAAGAAATACAACAGTCACTTAAGCGATAAACAACCGCCAGGGAGCGTGTTCGTAGCGAAAACGTCGGCCTGTACTATTACAGGCTATAAATCTGGAAAGGTCATGTTTCAGGGGGCAGCTGCAGAGCAAGAAGCCAAACAATGGCAATCGAGCGGAACAGTGAACCCCAAAAAACCTACTGGATCAAAAAAGAAAACAGTTGGTGACCACCAATATGCCCCTCCGCCCACTATCTCATCACTATCAGCAATCGGAAGTGATGAAGTTGGTACAGGAGATTTCTTTGGTCCAATGACTGTCGTTGCAGCTTATGTTGATCAAGACCAAATTCCGCTTTTAAGAGAACTTGGTGTAAGAGATTCTAAGGGGATGAAAGATCCAGAAATTATTGAGATCGCACGAAATCTAATAAAAACGATCCCGTATAGCCTTCTTATTCTTCCGAACGAAAAGTACAACAACATGCAAAGAAAAGGAATGAACCAGGGTAAGATGAAGGCTCTTCTACATAATCAGGCCATTCAGAATGTGACACGGAAAGTAGACGGCTACGATGCGATCTTAATCGATCAGTTTGCAAAACCGGAAATTTATTTTAACTATTTGAAGGGTCAATCAACAGTCATTAAAGAAAACGTCTACTTCGCCACAAAAGCAGAAGAAATTCATTTAGCAGTTGCAGCAGCTTCCATTATTGCCAGATACTCTTTTGTGATGGAAATCGATCGACTTGGGAAAGAAAACAATGTAAGGCTTCCAAAAGGAGCTGGACCTGCAGTAGATATTGCAGCAGCTAAATTGATTCAGAAACATGGCGATCACGTACTCGAAAAAATAGCTAAGATGCATTTTGCGAACAGTTTGAAAGCGAAGAAAATCGCGGACCAAGCTCGGCATTAAAGCACCCACAAAACAAGAGCTGGCTCAAAGTGAGCCAGCTCTTTCATATTACAAATAGAGTTGTGGTGCTTCTAACCCATCCTCAGCTAGAAGCATGACAGAAGTAAAATATTGAAAGAAAAGATCACGGTCTACATCGTCGACAACGATAACTTCACGGCCTGTTTTATCAAGAACCGTTCTCCCCTGGCTTACGCCGTCCTTTTCAACACGACAGTTTACTTTTCTCGAGTGAATGAAAGACTGAGGTGTGACAGAAACAGTTGTAAGCACGTCCCATAAGTAGTATGTCGAATTGGTTTCAACATGAACAAGCGGCGGACACATCGCATAACATTGCCCGATAAAATCGACCCCGATTTCTTTTCGCTGTGCTGCCCAAATGTTTCTAATATCATTTGTTAATGGAACCTGATTCGTACTTTCAAGCGCCACCATTTCAATCGTAATTGACGTATCAAAGACAGTCGCAACGGCTTCTGGATCCCAGAACGCATTCCACTCTGCCGTCCCATCGTGCTCAGGTTCTTCCACATTTCCTGCTTCTAAAAATGTGCCACCCATCCACACTAACTTTTCGATTTTTTGTTCAATCGCTGGTGCTACTTCTAACGCTCTAGCAAGATCAGTTAAAGGACCAGTAAAAAGAAGCGTTATCGGGTCTGAACTGCTCTCAAGTACATCAATCAGATGCAGATGAGCAGGTCTTTCTGACATTGGCGTATTCACTTGATTTGATTCATTAAGAATCGGTAGTGCATCAACGTAGAAAGCATGCATACGCCACTCCTTAGGAAACGGGTTAATCCCTCTAGAGTTTGAAGCTGAAACATTTAAATCAATACCCTTTCCGAAACGGTCAATGATTTTTCTACTCGCTGAAACAGCCTGTTCTAAATAGCAATCAGCTGGAATAACTGAAACGCCTACAAGTTCAACCTCATCCATGTTCAGCAATAAAAAGAGTGATGCTAAGTCATCCACGCCACCGTCATGGTTAAAGTACACCTTTGTTTTCTCCATTTATATCCTCCTGTACCAAACTCTCATGTCCTTTACTACCGTCTCTACCAGACGCCATTTTTATGAAAATTCATTCACTCATAGTCCTATTATTTCAGGTAACAGGGTAGAAACGTGCAGGCCAATTCCCGACATATATGAGTTTCCATTATTTAATCACTTTGTACTCTAACAGAGCGCGAATAAGGAAGCAACATGTATTATTTTGTCGAACGCTTACATATAGGAAAGGAATATTCAAAACATTGTTACTTTACTAATAGGTCTTGATACCTATGAAATCTTCTGATAGATTGATGAATACAACTTCACATTTATCTCTATATAATTTTGGAAATAGGGTCCAAAGAGTATCTACCCGGCGACCGAGAATTGCTGGACTATAGGGAAAGTATGGCATTGTCGATTAGACAAGTATGTTTTGTTTTTGCGTGCCGGACTTCTTCCTGTAAACTCGGACTTTTCTATAAAGGACGGGTTTTTTATTTACCCAATTTTTATTTGTGAAGCTACAATTCTTTTTCAGGGGGAATCAGACATCATGAGTATTTTAACAGGACTACTCTCTATTATCGGCGTCCTTGCAATTGCATGGTTAATGAGTAACAAGAAAAAATCAGTAAAGTGGAGAACGATCGGGGTCGGTATTCTTATTGAAGGTCTTTTCGTTCTATTCGTATTAAAAGTTAATGCCGGGAAGGTTATGCTAGAAAAGGCTTCCGCTGCTGTACAAAACGTGATCAATTATAGTAACGAAGGGATTCAATTTGTATTTGGAGGATTATACGAACAAACAGATTTAACGTTTGTTTTTGCGATCAATGTCCTCGCCGTGATTATCTTCATTTCAGCTCTAGTATCAGCACTTTATTATATGCGCATCATTCCTTTAATCGTTCAAGTTATCGGTGTAACAATTGGGAAATTAATGGGTACAACAAAAGTTGAAACGTTCAACGCTGTCGGAAATTCGTTTCTAGGCCTAGCAGAAGCACCTTTACTTGTAAAACCTTATTTGAAGATGCTTACGAGGTCAGAGATCTTTGCCATAATGGTAGGTGGTACAGCTTCTGCAAGTGGAGCCATTCTCGTCGGCTATTCGCTTATGGGAATTGAGCTAAAATATTTATTAATCTCCGTCTTTAGTGTTCCTTTCGTCTCGCTTGTTATTTCTAAAGTGATGGAACCTGAGACTGAAGTATCACAAACGAATGATAAAGTTAAGATGAAAAGATCTGAACACGCAAACGTTTTTGAAGCGATTGCGGAGGGTACGGTAAGTGGGGTCATGCTTGCCCTTAATATCGGTGGCCTTCTGATCGCTTTTATAAGCATCCTGGCTGTAGTTAATGGCATGTTAGGTGTAGTAGGAACAGACCTTAGCACCATATTAGGTTATATTTTCTATCCATTCTCACTACTTGTCGGTATTCCAGCCGATGAAGCCTTTCGCGCTGCCTCCATTATCGGCACAAAAATGTCGATTAATGAATTTGTTGCCTTTCAAAACTTAACGGCAATTCAAGATCAGCTCTCTGATAAAACAGTCGCCATTCTTTCTGTAGCGCTATGTAACTTTGCAAACTTCTCATCCATTGGTCAATTAATCATTGGGCTTGGCTCACTTGAACCTTCAAAGCGTTCACAAGTATCAAAGCTTGGATTAAAAGCAATCATTGGCGGAACTCTTGCCTCCTTTATTACTGCTATATTTGTTGGAATGTTTATGTAAAACAAGCATTAGAAAAGCCTCCCTGACAGGGAGGCTTTTCTTACTATTGACGAAGTACAGCTCCAAACTGCTCTTCTACTGCTTTAAGAACACGGTCATGCGCTTTCTTTACTTCTTCTTCCGTTAACGTTTGTTCAGGATTGTAATATCTGAGAGAGAAAGCTAGTGATTTTTTCCCTTCATCAAGATGTTCCCCTTGATAGACATCAAACAATTGAATCTCAACAAGCTTGGATCCACCCGCTTCTTTAATGACGCGCTTCACTTCACCTGCTTCAAGTGACTCGTTCACAACGAGCGCAACATCTCTTGTAACCGATGGGAAACGAGGAAGCTTCTTGTATTTAAGATGAGCAACATCAGCTTTAAGTAGTTTCTCAAGATTGATTTCAAAGACGTATGTTTCACTTAAATCAAGTTCTTTCTCTACTTCAGGATGAAGCTGGCCAATATATCCGATAAGCTCTTCATCGAGATAGACAGCTGCTGTGCGACCCGGATGAAGCTTAGGCTCTTCTGCACGTGCGAAGGTGACACGATCTTCTACACCAAATTCTACAGCAAGTTCTTCAAGAATTCCCTTTACAACAAAGAAATCTGCCGCTTTTTTTTCTTTTTGCCAAAGATGCTCTTGCCATAGTCCTGACACGACACCAGCAAGATGTTCTTGTTCAACCGGTAGCTCATCACCTGGTAAGAATACAGAAGCTGTTTCATAGAAAGCAATATTCTCTAACTGACGGTTTCGGTTATATTGAGCAACCTCTAATAAGTGAGGGATTAAACTCGTTCTAAGTTCACTTCTTTCTTCACTCATTGGCATCGCCAGACGAACAGCTTCTACTGACTCATCAGAGAAAAAATGGCGCTTTGATGGTGAAGTAAGTGAATACGTTACCGTTTGGTATAGACCTGCACCTTCAAGCGTACGGCGAACATGGCGGCGTTTCCCTTGATATTCTGACAACTGACCAGGTGTACTTTCTGTAAGAGGTAACGTTGCAGGAACATTATCATATCCGTAAAGACGTCCTACCTCTTCGATTAAGTCCTCTGAAATTGTAATATCCGGGCGACGTGGTGGTACTTGAACAGTAAACGTGCCACCAAAATTTTGATAAGAGAATTGCAAACGCTCAAAGATTGCAGCAACTTCTGTTTCAGTAATTTCCGTTCCTAGAACTTGATTAATTCGATTTACTTCAATGCTAACGTCAAGAGCTTCAATTGTACGAGCACCTTGCTCAGCACTGCCTTTTAGAACTGTACCTCCAGCAATTTCTTGAATAAGCTGAGCAGCACGTTCGCTTGCGCCAACAACGCGATTTCGGTCAATCCCTTTTTCGAAACGAGCACTTGAATCACTTCTGAGTCCGAGGTCTTTCGATGACTTTCTGACAAGCTTACTATTAAAATAAGCGGCTTCAAGTAGGATAGTTGTCGTATCTTCTTGCACTTCAGAGTCAGCTCCACCCATTACACCAGCAACCGCAACAGGTTTCGAACCATTTGTTATCACAAGATGTTCACTTGAAAGCGTACGTTCCACATCATCTAGAGTGACAATTTTTTCACCTTCAGTTGCTCGGCGGATAACGACTTCCTTTGATCCAAAGCGATCATAATCAAACGCATGAAGCGGCTGGCCATATTCAAGTAAGACGTAGTTTGTAATATCAACAACGTTATTAATTGGACGAATACCAGCAGAAACAAGACGGTTCACAAGCCACTGTGGCGAAGGTTTTATCGTTACGTCTTTAATAACGGTAGCCCCGTAATAAGGATTATCTCCTTCATTTTCTACACGAACTGACACATAGCCTTCTACGTCTTCATCCGAGCGAACAAGTTCTGGTGACGGAAGTTCAATCGAGCGATTCAATACCGCACCCACTTCATAAGCGACACCAATCATGTTCATTGCATCCGCTCTGTTAGGTGTAAGACCCAGCTCAAGAACTTCATCATGAAGGTTTAAATATTCAAGAGCATCTTCCCCAGGTGTCACATCTTCACTAAATACAAAGATCCCATCAGCATATTCCTTCGAAACAAGTTTACTTTCAATTCCAAGTTCTTGTAATGAACAAATCATACCATGTGAGGCTTCACCGCGTAATTTTGCTTTTTTAATTTTAAAATTTCCCGGAAGGACTGCGCCAACCGTTGCAACAGCCACATATTGACCTTGCGCAATATTTGGTGCGCCGCAAATAATTTGGACTGGTTCTTCCTCACCAATCTCAACCTTACAAATATTCAGCTTATCAGCATCAGGGTGTTGCTGACATTCAAGAACGTGACCAATCACCACTCCGCTAATTCCTTTATTAAGCTGTTCAACTGTCTCAACCTCTATACCACCTTTAGTGATCAGGTCTGCCAGTTCATCAGCTGAGTAACTATCTAAATCTACATACTGCTGTAGCCAATTCATTGATACAAGCATTTATTCTCCTCCTAACCTTCAAATCGTTCTATAGTGAGTTAAATTGTTTAATAAATCTACTGTCATTTGTATAGAAGTGACGGATATCATCAATGCCATATTTCAACATTGCAATTCGCTCTGGACCCATTCCAAATGCAAAACCAGTCACTTTCTCCGGATCAAATCCTGACATACGTAGTACGTTAGGGTGCACCATGCCTCCACCAAGAATTTCAATCCATCCAGTTCCCTTACAGACAGAACAGCCGTTACCACCACAATTAAAGCAGGAAATATCCATCTCTACAGATGGTTCTGTAAATGGGAAGAAACTAGGACGAAGGCGAATTTCACGTTCCTCTCCGAACATTTTCTTCGCAAATGATTGAAGAACACCCTTTAGGTCACTCATTCGAACATTTTCGCCAACCATTAATCCTTCAATCTGCATAAATTGGTGAGAATGAGTCGCGTCATCCGTATCACGTCGGTAAACTTTCCCCGGCACGATGATCTTTACTGGGCCTTCACCATTTAACTTCTCCATTGTTCTTGCTTGCATTGGTGATGTATGCGTACGTAGTAACGTTTCTTCAGTAATATAGAAGGAATCCTGCATATCACGAGCAGGATGATCTTTTGGAAGATTTAGCGCTTCAAAATTGTAATAGTCTGTTTCAACTTCTGGTCCCTCTGCAATTGAGAAGCCCATACCAAGAAACAGATCTTCAATTTCTTCAATTACCCTTGTTAATGGATGATGGTTTCCTCTTTTCACTGGACGACCTGGTAGAGAAACATCGATGGTTTCCTTCTTTAACCTTTCTTCTACGGCTGCTTTTTCTAAACGAGCAATTTTTTCCTCAAGTTGATCTGAAATCGCATTTCGTATTTCATTAACGAGCTGCCCCATTTTAGGACGCTCTTCTTTTGACAATTTCCCCATACCTTTGGAAATCTCGGTAATCGGTCCTTTTTTTCCGAGAAACTTCACTTTGATATCCTGTACTTCCTTCATGGAAGAAGCTTGCTGTATTTCCGACAGCGCTTCTTCTTTTAACGCTTGTAAACGTTCTTGCATCGTTTCAACCTCCACTTCATATTCGTGTTACTCTCTTTTGACAATAAAAAAATCCTCGCTCCCCAGAAAGGGGCGAAGATTTGATTTCGCGGTACCACCCTAATTCACCGATAGGTTTCAACTATCAGCCTTAAGCAAAGAATAACGGTTTGTAAACCGATCCGCTTTCGAACGAACAAAGCGGCAACTCCAGAGTGAATTCGGCAACGTTCCTATAGAAATGCTTCCAGTCACGGCATTTCCTCCCTAAATAGGCAGTGGCAGCTTACTACTCTCTATCATTGTTTTTATCATATATAAGTTGCTTTTAATTATAGAAAAAAAATGCTATATCTGCAAGTGCAATTATGAAGGAAGTAGCCCATACATCAGAATTCCAGCAGCAACAGCAACATTAAGTGACTCCGCTTTTCCATAAATCGGGATATACACGTTCTCATCAGCAAGATTTTGAAGCTCTTCCGAAACGCCATTTGCTTCATTCCCTAGAATAACTGCAAACTGAGAACGTCCTTTTAAATCATCATAAGGAGTTCCTCCACTCACTTCTGTGGCGTAGATCGGCATATTAAGCTCTTTTAACTTTTTCACCTCTTCTACAAGATCTGCTTTTTTTACAGGAAGGTGATAGATAGACCCCTGAGTAGAACGGAGCACTTTACTATTATAAGCATCTACTGTTCCATGCCCAAGAAGAATGCCGTCGTAGCCAGCACTATCCGCTGTACGGATCATTGTTCCTAAATTACCTGGATCCTGTATAGCATCAAGCAGTAAGAATTTCCCTGCATTTGGGAAATTAGGCTCCACCATTTCACATACTGCCATAATTCCCTGCGGTGTTTCGGTATCTGTTAATTCTTGCATCACTTTCTCAGTTACAGTATACACAACAGGACGTTCTTTAAACGGATAGATAGATACATCATTGCCTTCCGTTACAATCACTTCAATAATTGGCGCTTCAAACTTCGCCGCCTCTTCAACGATATGCGGTCCTTCAATGAGATAGCTTTGAGCTTTCTCTCTCCCCTTACGCGTTTGGAGCTTTTTCCAATCTTTCACTTTTTGATTTTTTGCGGATTCAATAATCATTATGCTCTCCTTCAGTTTTCAATGTTTCTATTATAAAGGGTTAAATGGGAAGATTCCAATAGTACTCATGAAATTTATTGCATTCGCTCATACTAATGATGCTTGATCCAACAAGCGAATGAGAAAGGTGAGGTGGAAAGCATGGACCTTAACTTACGAAAAGCAATTCTCGCCAATATTAATGGCAACAACGAGGAACAGATTGAAGCGACGATCCTCGATGCCATCCAAAGTGGCGAAGAAAAAATGCTCCCTGGACTAGGTGTTCTTTTTGAAATACTATGGAAAGAAGCACCTGAAAATGAACGTGAGCAGATGCTCTCTTACATGGCTCAGGGTGTAAATTAACGAGCAAAATCCGGTGGCCAAGGCCACCGGATTTTGTGTTTAATTGAAAATAATTTCTTTTACTTTATCAGCATCAAGCTTTTTAATCACTTCAACAATTAAATTAACCGCATTTTCAAAGTCATCGCGGTGAAGAATCGCTGCGTGTGTATGAATATAGCGTGTCGCAATCGTGATTGAAAGAGCAGGTACACCGTTTGCTGTTAAGTGAATTTTTCCTGAGTCTGTACCCCCACCTGCAATGGAGTCAAACTGATAAGGGATGTTATTCTCATCAGCAGTATCTGTAACAAAATCACGAAGTCCCTTATGACCAACCATTGAAGCATCGTACATAATAATTTGAGGACCTTTCCCCATTTTTGATTGAGCATCTTTATCGCTAACGCCAGGAGTATCGCCAGCAATACCAACATCAACAGCAAAACCGATATCTGGCTTAATCATGTTTGTTGCGGTTGTTGCTCCACGAAGACCTACTTCCTCTTGGACTGTACCAACACCATAAACCGTATTTGGATGGGTTTCACCTTTTAGTTTACGAAGTACTTCAATCGCAATGGCACAACCAATACGGTTATCCCACGCTTTTGCCATAAGCATTTTTTCATTATTCATGACTGTAAATTCACAAACCGGAACAACGGAATCTCCTGGCTTAACGCCCCATTCCATTGCTTCTTCTCGACTTGATGCGCCGATATCAATAAACATATCTTTCTTATCAACTGATTTCTTACGCTGCTCAGCAGGAAGAATATGTGGTGGTTTCGAACCGATCACGCCCATAATATTGCCACTACGAGTCATCACGTTCACACGTTGAGCAAGCATCACCTGTTCCCACCATCCGCCAACAGTTTGGAAATAAAGGAATCCTTTATCGTCGATGCGGGTAACCATAAAGCCAATTTCATCAAGATGTCCTGCAACCATGATTTTAGGACCTTCTGCATTACCTTTTTTAACAGCAATTAAACTGCCGAGGTTGTCATACATGATTTCATCAGAAAGAGATTCAATATGCTTCTTCATTACGTCGCGAGGTTCACGCTCGTTACCAGGTACACCATTCGCATCAGTAAGTTCTTTAAGCATCTGTAACGTTTCGTCTAGCTTTGCCATATGTATTGCCCCCTTAATATGTATTCACTGTTCATTATAACGGTTTCCGAAATATTTAACAATTCAGAGCAGTCTTGAACTTAATATCCCTGGTCCTGGCGATTATGATTCACTTTATTTTTTTTCAAATACGCCTCACCTATTTCTTTATACTCAAGTCCAATCGTTTGTCCCAAAGTTAGGTAACTCTCCAATAAATTGTAATAAGGTTCTTCTTTCTTACTAACAAGTCGATCAATCGCGCGATAGACATCATGAAAGGCCTGAACTTCTGATGACGCCGTTGTTTCTGGCAGGCCTTCAAACGCAGTGATGCCTAACTCTAGTCCTAATGATAAAATAAAATGAATTCCATCAACATATTCCTCTAAAATCGTTTCTTTCGGTGAAGGTGCTTTTTTACTCCAATATTTAAAGCAGCGCGTTTCATTCGCAAGTTCTCCTAATTCAACTTTAAGAGCAAGAAGCTTATTTTCAAACAAATCAACATCATCTATCCCATGTTCTTGTACAATTCGATCATCTAATTGTTTTTGTAATGTAAATAATAACTTAAAATTCATTGCAATCGTCCCTTCAAAATCTTTTCATTTTATGAAACCTTTCTTTATCATATACGTATAGAGAATAGAAGCATAGTGAAAATGAGGTGCTGACTAATGATACTTATCCTATTTCGTCTTGTCATTCTCGTAGCCATGGTTTTGATTGCTTATTCTGTCATTCGCTTTTTTATGGATCCAAAACGCAAGCTCGAAAAAGCCCACGATCATAAAGAATACTATTTTTTCGATGACTCGTCCAATGTTCGAAAGAATTTTCTTGTCACTTACAAAGGAGCTCTCTTTGAAGGTGAAAAATACCTTGGAACAACCGAAAAGTCCTTTGATATTATTACGCTTTCTATAGGCGTAAAAAACGCTTCAGAACTTTATTTACTTGAGAAAGAAGATTTCTATTTTCTAGAGAAAGAAATGGATATCCGGTATCCAAGCGCTAAAATTGAATGGAAAAGCCCTGTGAAAGAATTTCTTCGTCACCGGGAAGACTCATAATGTCAAAAGCCCCCTCCAAGTTGGAGGGGGCTTTTGACTATCATCCTATTTTGAAATCGATTTATCTTGCAGGTTGAAAAAAATCCTCCCACTTCATAACCCATTCCTTTCTTTTAAGTAAAAAGAAAAGAATAACCAGGCCTAACAGCATTAATAGAATAAGCACCGGGTCAAAACCACTGATCGCTGTTCCAAAGAAGGAATAAAACAGTGCAAGAGGCAAGTTTGATATAAGAGATGAGCGAAGATAATCTGGAAAATCTTTTGACACCTCAATTAAGCAAAGCGAAATAAAATGAAAATGAACAAAGGGTACCAATCTTAGAATTGCAATCTGTCCAACTGACATAGGCATATGCTTTCGCGTCCATCTTTCCTTCATTCGAATGATTTTCTTGAACAAACCTGGTGTTCGTTTCACGACCAGATAAAAAACCGAACTTACAACGGTAATGCCAATCACCGAATAGATAGTTCCATATATAGCTCCAAACAATACACCGCCTGCCACACAGACTACACTAACTGGCACAAAAACAAACTGACGAATAAAATGAAAAAT from Bacillus sp. Cs-700 encodes the following:
- a CDS encoding VTT domain-containing protein, which translates into the protein MNELVLPLVEVVSNSGIYAPFYFIIFHFIRQFVFVPVSVVCVAGGVLFGAIYGTIYSVIGITVVSSVFYLVVKRTPGLFKKIIRMKERWTRKHMPMSVGQIAILRLVPFVHFHFISLCLIEVSKDFPDYLRSSLISNLPLALFYSFFGTAISGFDPVLILLMLLGLVILFFLLKRKEWVMKWEDFFQPAR